In Rhinopithecus roxellana isolate Shanxi Qingling chromosome 4, ASM756505v1, whole genome shotgun sequence, a single genomic region encodes these proteins:
- the H1-1 gene encoding histone H1.1, with amino-acid sequence MSETAPPAPAASAAPEKPSASKKAKKPAKAAVASKKKPAGPSVSELIVQAASSSKERGGVSLAAFKKALAAAGYDVEKNNSRIKLGIKSLVSKGTLVQTKGTGASGSFKLNKKASFVETKPGASKVAAKSKATGASKKLKKATGVSKKNVKTPKNAKKPAATRKSCKSPKKPKAVKPKKVAKSPAKTKAIKPKAAKAKVTKPKTAKPKKAAPKKK; translated from the coding sequence ATGTCCGAAACGGCGCCTCCCGCTCCCGCCGCTTCTGCTGCTCCTGAGAAACCTTCAGCTAGCAAGAAGGCAAAGAAACCTGCTAAGGCTGCAGTGGCCTCTAAGAAAAAGCCTGCTGGCCCTTCCGTGTCAGAGCTGATCGTGCAGGCTGCTTCCTCCTCCAAGGAGCGTGGTGGTGTGTCGTTGGCTGCTTTTAAAAAGGCGCTGGCGGCCGCAGGCTACGATGTGGAGAAGAACAACAGCCGCATTAAGCTGGGTATTAAGAGCCTGGTAAGCAAGGGAACGTTGGTGCAGACGAAGGGCACCGGCGCCTCGGGTTCCTTCAAACTCAACAAGAAGGCGTCCTTCGTGGAAACCAAGCCCGGCGCTTCAAAGGTGGCTGCAAAAAGCAAGGCAACGGGTGCATCTAAAAAGCTCAAAAAGGCCACGGGGGTTAGCAAAAAGAACGTCAAGACTCCGAAAAATGCTAAAAAGCCTGCAGCAACAAGGAAGTCCTGTAAGAGTCCCAAAAAACCCAAAGCTGTAAAACCCAAGAAAGTAGCTAAAAGCCCTGCTAAAACTAAGGCTATAAAACCCAAGGCGGCCAAGGCTAAGGTGACGAAGCCAAAGACTGCCAAACCCAAGAAAGCGGCACCCAAGAAAAAGTAA
- the LOC104663570 gene encoding histone H4 — translation MSGRGKGGKGLGKGGAKRHRKVLRDNIQGITKPAIRRLARRGGVKRISGLIYEETRGVLKVFLENVIRDAVTYTEHAKRKTVTAMDVVYALKRQGRTLYGFGG, via the coding sequence ATGTCTGGACGTGGTAAGGGCGGGAAGGGTTTGGGTAAGGGGGGTGCCAAGCGCCACCGCAAGGTGTTGCGCGACAACATCCAGGGCATCACCAAGCCGGCCATCCGGCGTCTGGCCCGGCGTGGCGGTGTCAAGAGGATCTCTGGTCTGATCTACGAGGAGACTCGCGGGGTGCTCAAGGTGTTCTTGGAGAACGTGATCCGTGACGCTGTCACCTATACGGAGCACGCCAAGCGCAAGACGGTCACTGCTATGGACGTGGTCTACGCGCTCAAGCGCCAGGGACGCACCCTTTATGGCTTTGGCGGCTAA